In one Cloacibacillus porcorum genomic region, the following are encoded:
- a CDS encoding DUF362 domain-containing protein, with protein sequence MAKATVDQSVCVGCEACVGVCPTSAISMDGGKAHVDSDTCVECGACVATCPVSAISQ encoded by the coding sequence ATGGCTAAAGCAACAGTTGATCAGTCAGTTTGCGTAGGCTGCGAGGCTTGCGTAGGCGTATGCCCCACATCAGCGATATCGATGGACGGCGGCAAGGCTCACGTCGACAGCGATACATGTGTAGAGTGCGGCGCCTGCGTAGCTACCTGCCCGGTAAGCGCGAT